A region of the Nocardia nova SH22a genome:
GCGCAACTGTGGGACATCGTCGAGCAGCGCCGCGATGTGATGACCGAGTTCCCGGCCGATCGCGGCTGGGACCTCGCGGCGCTCTACGATCCGGACCCCGCCACCCCCGGCACCACCTATGCGCGTGCGGGCGGATTCCTCGACGGTATCGGCGATTTCGACGCCGCGTTCTTCGGCATCCCGCCGCGGGAGGCCCTGGCGATGGATCCGCAACAGCGGTTGCTGCTGGAGGCGTCCTGGGAGGCGATCGAACGGGCGGGGATCGATCCGAAGTCGTTGCACGGCACCGCGACAGGCGTGTACGCCGGTGTCACCTACGCCGACTACGCGGCCCGGCTGGCTGGGCGGATCCCGGACGAGGTCGAGCCCTATCTCGGCGAGAGCAGCACGTTCAGCGTCGCCTCCGGCCGGATCTCGTACACGCTGGGACTGCACGGCCCGGCGGTCACCGTCGATACCGCGTGTTCGTCGTCGCTGGTCGCGATGCATCTGGCGACTCGGGCGCTGCGTTCGGGTGAATGCACGCTGGCGCTGGCGGGCGGTGTGACCGTGATGAGTTCACCGCAGGTGCTCACCGGATTCGCCCGGCAGCGCGGGCTGTCGGCGGACGGCCGGTGCAAGGCATTCGCCGACGCCGCCGACGGCACCGGCTTCGCCGAGGGTGTGGGTGTGGTTGTCCTGGAACGGCTCTCGGATGCGGTGGCCAACGGCCATTCGGTACTCGCGGTGGTTGCCGGGTCCGCAGTGAACCAGGACGGTGCGAGCAACGGCCTGACCGCACCGAACGGGCCCGCCCAGCAGCGAGTGATCCGCGCGGCACTGGCCGATGCCGGAGTCACCGCCGCCGAGGTGGATGTGGTCGAGGCGCACGGCACCGGAACAACTCTCGGCGACCCGATCGAGGCACAGGCGCTGCTCGCCACCTACGGCCGCGAGCACACCGACGACCGCCCGCTGTGGCTGGGCTCGATCAAGTCGAATATCGGTCATGCGCAGGCCGCCGCGGGTATCGCCGGTGTGGTGAAGCTGGTCGAGGCGATGCAACGCGGTGTACTGCCCGCGACCCTGCATGTGGACCGGCCGAGCAGGCATGTGGATTGGTCGCAGGGATCGGTGGAGCTGCTGACCGAGGCGCGGGCGTGGAAGCGCTCGGAACATCCACGGCGCGCAGGTATTTCGGGATTCGGCATCAGTGGCACGAACGCCCATCTGATCCTGCAGGAACCACCGGAGTCCGAGGAGCGCGTCGCGCCGACACAGCCGATTCCTCTGGTGCCGCTCGTGCTCTCGGCGGCCTCCGAGGCGGCGTTGCAGGGCCAGGCCCGGCGGCTGCGGGCGCGGATCGAGGCGGATCCGGAACTGGATCTCACCGATATCGGCTGGTCGCTGGTGACGAGCCGGTCGCGGTTCGACGAGCGCGCGGTGATCTTGGCGTCCGATCGAGAGCGGGTGCTGTCGGGTCTGGCGGCCGTGGCGGACGGTGCCGACGGCCCCGGGGTCGTGCGTGGAAGGGCCGGGACGGCCGAGGAAACGGTCTTCCTGTTCCCCGGGCACGGCGCGCAATGGGCCGGCATGGCGGTCGAATTGTTCGACACCACACCGGTATTCGCCGAGCGGCTGACCGAATGCGCGGCCGCGATCGAGGAGTTCGTCGACTGGTCGGTCCTCGGCGTACTGCGCGAAACCGCCGATGCGCCGCCGCTGAACCGCGTGGACGTGGTGCAGCCGGTCATGTTCGCGGTGACGATGGCTTTGACGGCGCTGTGGGAGTCGGTGGGCGTGACCCCTGCGGCGGTGATCGGGCATTCGTTCGGCGAGATCACCGCGGCCTGCACCGCCGGTGCGCTGTCGCTGCGTGATGCGGCGCTGGTGATCACGGCCCGCGGACGGGCGCTGCTTCCGCTGGCGGGCGCGGGCGGCATGCTGTCTGTTCCGCTACCGGAACAGACGGTGCGGGAACATCTTTCGTACTACGGCGAACGGCTCGTGATCGCGGGCGTGAACAGCCCGGCATCGACCGTCGTCTCCGGTGACCTCGCGGCGGTCGAGGAATTGCACGCGCGCTATACGGCGGACGGTGTCCGGGCGCGGCGCGTGCCGATCGAATTCGCCTCCCACTCCCCACATGTCGAGGCCGCGCACGAAGAACTCCGGACGGCCTGGGCCGATGTCACCGCCCGCGCCGGACACACCACCGTCCTGTCCACGGTGACCGGCGACGTGTACGACACCGGGAACATGGACGGCGCGTACTGGTATCGCAATGTCCGCGAGCCGGTGCGGTTCGCGGATGCCGTGCGCCGGGCATACGAGCTCGGATATCGGAAGTTCGTCGAGGTGGGACCGCATCCGGCACTGCTGCCGGTGACGGTGGAGACCCTGGAGGACGCGGGCCAAGACGTCTTCGTCGGCGCCACCCTGCGCCGCGAGGCGGGCGGCCCGGCCCGGTTCCTGGAATCCGCGGCCCGGCTCCATGTGGCGGGCGGGCCGGTGCGCTGGGCGGATGTGTTCACCGGCAGCGGTGCGCGGCGGGTCGACCTGCCGACCTACGCCTTCGACCGCGAGCGCTATTGGCTGGACGCCGGACCCGCCGATCGGGACGCCACCGGCCTGGGCCAGCGCGATGCCGCACATCCGCTGCTGGGCGCGGTGGTGGCAGCGGCCGACTCCGGCGGTGTGATCCTCACCGGCCGGATATCGCTGCACGCACAACCGTGGCTGACCGGACATACGGTCGCCGGTACCGTACTGCTCCCGGGGACCGCATTCCTGGAGATGGCGATCCGCGCGGGCGACGAGACCGGCGCGCCGATCGTCCGGGAGCTGCTGCTGGAGGAGCCGCTGGTCGTACCGGACCGGTCGGGCGTCGATGTCCAGGTCACGGTCGGTGCGGCCGATGCCGGCGGCGACCATCCGGTGAGCATCTACTCGCGCCCCTCGGAGGACTCTGCGGCCCAATGGGTTCGGCACGCGCAGGGCGTACTCGGGACCACCGCGCCGGTGCTCGGGGCGGACCCGGGGGTCTGGCCTCCGCCCAGCGCCGAGGCATTGCCGGTGGACGGTGTCTACGATCGGCTGGCCGAACGCGGTTACGACTACGGCCCGGAATTCCGCGGTTTGCATGCGGTGTGGCGCAGCGGTGACGAACTGTTCGCCGAGGTCGTCCTGCCGGAATCCGCCCATCGCGATGCCGGGGGTTTCGGAATCCATCCGGCCCTGCTCGATGCCGCACTGCACGTACTGGCCTTCGAACACGGTGACGATCGGCTGCTGCTTCCGATGGCATGGACCGGCGTCACCCTGGCGGCCTCCGGTGCGCGGACGCTGCGGGTACGCCTCACCCGCAGCGGCGCGGGGAGTGTGGGGCTGGTGGCCGTCGATCCGGGCGGGCAGCCCGTACTCGCGGTGGAATCCATACTGACCCGCGAGGTCTCACCACAGCAGTTGTCGGCCTTCGGTTTCCATGCCGATCTACTGCGCACCCAGTGGATCGAGATTCCGGCGCTCACCGACGATGCTCCCGGCGTTCCGCAGTCCTGGCACCACCTCACCGACAGCGTCCCGGAAACCATCGTCTACGAAGGAGTTCCGGGAAACACACCCGAAGCCGTCCGCGCGGCGGTGCGCGAACTGCTGTCCGTCGTGCGGCCCTTCGTCACCGAATCACGGTTCGACCGTTCGCGATTGGTGATCTGCACCCGCGCGGCGATGGGCCGCGACGGCGAGGACGTCTCGGATCTGGCCGGTGCGGCCGTCTGGGGTCTGGCCCGCACGGTGCAATCTGAGCATCCGGGCCGCGTCGTACTGCTGGACACCGATGACAGTGCGGGCATCGGCGCCGCACTCGCGAGCGGGGAGCCACAGCTCCTCGTACGCGGCGGCGCGATGTACGGGGCACGGCTGCAACGGATTCCGCGCGCGGAGGCGGCGCAATCACGGCCGCTGTCGGACGGCACGGTGCTGGTCACCGGCGCGTCCGGGGCATTGGGCGGCATGATCGCACGGCATCTGGTGACTCATCACGACGCACGGCGGCTCCTGCTGGTGAGCCGCCGCGGACCCGATGCACCGGGCGCCTCCGCCCTGCGCGACGAACTCACCGCCCTCGGCGCCGAAGTGACCGTCGCCGCCTGCGATGTCGCCGATCGCGACGGACTGCGCGCCCTGCTCGACGGTGTGCGATTGTCCGGCGTGGTGCACACGGCCGGTGTGGTCGACGATGCCACCGTCGCCGCGCTGACCCCGGCGCAGCTGGACACCGTCCTGCGCCCGAAAGTCGATGGGGCACTGCATCTGCACGAGCTGACGGCCGGGCAGGATCTGTCGCTGTTCGTGCTGTTCTCCTCGATCGCGGGCATGATCGGCGCACCTGGGCAGGGCAATTACGCGGCCGCCAATGTCGTACTCGACGCGCTCGCGGCGCATCGCCGCGCGCACGGCCTGCCCGCGCACTCGCTGGCCTGGGGTATGTGGGACACCGGTCTGGCCGCGGCGGTCGGCGATGCCGATCGAGCCCGATTGCGTCGTTCCGGACTGGTGCCGTTGACGCCGGAGACGGGAACGGCCTTGTTCGACACCGCGATCGGACTCGACCTGCCCGGCATCGCACCCCTGCGCCTGGACCTCGCGGCGATCCGCAAACTACCGCAGGTGCCGCCACTGTTCCACGCTCTGGTGCGGCCCACAGCGCAGCGCGCCGTCGCGGGTGACGCGGATCCGGATACGGTCGCCCGGCTGGCCGCGCGCCTGGCGGCGCTGCCGGAGGACGCGGCGGTCGCGGTCATGCTGGATCTGGTGCGCTCGCGGGCCGCCACGGTGCTCGGCCACGGATCCGCCACCGACATCGCCGCCGAAAGAGCCTTCAGCAGTTACGGTTTCGATTCGCTCATGGCCGTCGAGTTCCGCAACACGCTGCGCGCCGCCACCGGTCGGCCGCTGCCGATCACGGTCGTGTTCGACTATCCGAATCCGCTGGAGCTGGCCCGCTATCTGGTGAGCGAGATCCGGCCGTCCGCCGAGACCGAGACCGACTCCGACGATGAGCGGATTCGCGCTGTGCTGCAACGGATTCCGATCGACACACTGCGCGACACCGGGTTGCTCGACGCCATCCTCGCCCTCTCCGGTGAGGAGCCCGTCGAGAGCGGCTCCGCGACCACCGATCAACTCGACGATGTGGACGCGGAGCTTGCCGAACTCGATGCCGAAGCGCTCATCGAGCTCGCGCTCGGGGACGAATAGGGAGGGGATCAGCGAGATGACTGCTACCGAGGAACGTCTGGTCAAGGCCCTGCGGTCGGCCCTGGGCGACAACGCGAAACTGCGTTCGGCCAACCGCGCACTGGCGGCCCAGCGCCGCGAGCCGATCGCCGTCGTGGGCATGGGCTGCCGGTATCCGGGCGGACTGACCTCCCCCGAGGAACTGTGGGCGGCACTGGCCGAACGCCGGGACATGATCTCCGGTTTCCCCGACGACCGCGGCTGGGATCTCGAACGGCTCTACGATCCGGACCCCGCCGCACTCGGCAAGACCTACGCCCGCGGCGGTGGATTCCTGCGCGACGCAGCCGATTTCGATGCCGAGTTCTTCGATATCAGCCCGCGTGAGGCGCTGGCCATGGACGCACAGCAGCGACTGCTGCTCGAGGTGTCCTGGGAGGCGCTAGAGCGCGCCGGAATCGATCCGAAGACCATGCGCGGCACCGCGACCGGCGTCTACGCGGGTGTCATGTATCAGGATTATCTGCTGCGGTTGAACGGCCGCATCCCGGCCGCCGCGGAAGGCTATCTGGCGACCGGCAACGCGGGCAGTGTGGTCTCCGGGCGGATCGCCTACTCGCTGGGTCTGGAGGGGCCCGCGGTCACGGTGGACACCGCCTGCTCGTCGTCGCTGGTCGCGATCCATCTGGCCGCCGCGGCCCTGCGGTCGGGCGAATGCGCGCTCGCGATGGCCGGTGGGGTGACCGTGATGTCCTCCCCGAGCACCCTCATCGAATTCGCCCGCCAGCGCGGTTTGTCGCCGGACGGGCGCTGCAAGGCGTTCGCCGATGCCGCGGACGGGGTCAGCTGGGCCGAGGGCGCGGGCATGATCGTCCTGGAACGACTGTCCGACGCCCAGCGCAACGGGCATCCCGTCCTGGCGGTACTGGCCGGTTCGGCGGTGAATCAGGACGGCGCCAGCAACGGTATGGCCGCGCCCAACGGCCCCTCCCAGCAGCGCGTGATCCGCGCCGCCCTCGCCGATGCCGGACTCACTCCGGCCGATGTGGATGTGGTGGAGGCGCACGGAACCGGGACCACCCTGGGCGATCCCATCGAGGCGCAGGCGCTGCTGTCCACCTACGGCCGCGACCGCGACCGCCCGCTGTGGGTGGGTTCGGTGAAGTCGAATCTCGGACACACCCAGGGCGCCGCGGGCGTCGCGGGCGTGATCAAGATGGTCGAGGCGCTGCGGCGCGAAACCATGCCCGCGACACTGCATGTCGATGCTCCCAGCAGACATGTCGACTGGACGGCCGGGCGGGTCGAGCTGCTCACCGAGGCCCGGGACTGGCCGTCGGGGGACGTACCGCGACGGGCCGGTGTCTCGTCGTTCGGTATCAGCGGCACCAATGCTCACGTGATCGTCGAACAGGCTCCGGCCAGCGCACCCGACGACGAGCGCGGCGTCCCGCCACGACAGCTGCCGCTGGTGCTGTCCGGGCGGACGGCGGCCGCGCTGTCCGCTCAGGCGGGCCGGTTGCTCGCGCACCTGGACGGGCATCCGGAGGCCGATCCGGTCGATATCGCGCACTCGCTGGTGGCAACGCGGTCGCTGTTCGATGAGCGGGCGGTGATCACCGGTGCGGACGCGGCGCAGTGGCGGGCCGGGCTGCGCGCGTTGAGCGATGCCGAGCCGGATGCCGGGGTCGTGCGAGGCCGTGCCCGGGAGCTCGGGCGGCCGGTGTTCGTCTTCTCCGGCCACGGCGCCCAGTGGGCCGGGATGGCCGTGGAACTGCTGGAATCCTCGCCGGTCTTCGCCGAGCGATTGCGCGAATGTGCCGATGTCCTGGCCGAATTCGTCGATTGGTCACTGCTGGATGTCCTGCGCGGCGCGGTCGGCGCACCGGAACTGGACCGGCTCGATGTCGTCCAGCCCGCGCTGTTCGCCGTGATGGTCGCGCTGGTGCGATTGTGGGAATCGGTCGGGGTGCGGCCGGGGGCGGTGATCGGGCATTCCCAGGGCGAGATCGTGGCGGCCCATGTGGCGGGTGCGCTGTCGTTGCGCGAGGCCACCCGGCTGATGGCGGGACGCGGCCGGGCCTTGGCTCCGCTGTCCGATACCGGCGGCATGGTGTCGGTCGCGGCCCCGGCGGCGACGGTGCGCGAACTGATCGGGTCCGGGGGCGAACTGGAGATCGGTGCGATCAACGGTCCCGGCTCCACCGTCGTGTCCGGGCCGGCCGATGCCGTCGCGGAGTTCACCCGACTGTGCGCGGACCGGAATTTCCGGACCCGGCAGGTTCCCATTCGGTACGCCTCCCATTCGGCCGCCGTCGAGCAGGTCCGAGACGGGTTGCGCGACACCTTCGCCGGAGTCGCCGCCACCGGCAGCGATATCGAGTTCATCTCCACGGTCACCGGAACCGCGCTCGGAACCACCGAATTGGACGCCGAGCACTGGTATCGGAATGTGCGCGAACCCGTTCGGTTCGAGGACGCCGTTCGCGCCGCCTACGAAGGCGGGTACCGGACCTTCCTCGAGGTCGGCCCGCATGCCGTACTGACCGCGGCCGTCACGGAGACACTGGATGCTCTCGACGCCGGGCAGAACGTCTTCGTCGCGGGTACGTTGCGTCGCGACCACGGTGACCTGGCGCAATTCCTGCGCTCGGCCGCGCAGTTGTTCGTCGCGGGCGGGCCGGTCCGCTGGGATCGTTATCTGGAGGGCAGCGGTGCGCGGCGCACCGACCTGCCCACCTATGCCTTCCAGCGGTCCCGCTATTGGCTCGAGGCGACGAACACCGCAGGTGCGGCGAGCGATTTCGGACTGCTCCCCGCCGCACACCCGCTGGTGAACGCGATTGTCACACAGCCTGATTCGAATGGGGTGACACTCACCGGCCGGTTGTCCGCACGAACCCAGCCATGGCTGTCCGACCACGCCGTGGGCGGGACCGTACTGCTGCCCGGCGCCGGATTCGTCGAACTCGCGCTGCGCGCCGGTGACGAGGTCGGTTGCACGGCGGTGGGCGAACTCGTGTCCCAGGCGCCGCTGGTGCTGGAGGGCGACGAGGGTGTGCAGCTCCGGGTGGTCGTGGACGATTCGGCCGGAGCCGAGCGCACCTTCACCATCCACTCACGACCGGAGGGTGATACCGGACTGCCGTGGACCTCGCACGCTCACGGCGTGCTGACATCCGAAAGTATCGGCAGTCCAACGCAACTCGACAACTGGCCGCCCGCCGCCACCCCGGTGGACGTGTCGGACTTCTACGATCGCCTCGCCGAGCACGGTTACGCCTACGGCCCGGCCTTCCGCGGGCTGCGGGCGGCCTGGCGCGGTGCGGACGAGATCTTCGCCGAGATCGAGCTGCCGGAGCAGGTGGACGGCGATCCGGAATACGGTCTGCACCCCGCGCTGCTGGACGCTTCCTTGCACACCGTCGCGCTGTTCGAGGAGGCGGACGACCGGATGGTGGTCCCGCTGGCCTGGTCCGGCGTGACCTTGACCGCCACCGGCGCGCGATCGCTGCGTATCCGGCTGATCCGCCGCGGCCCCGACTCCTTCGCTCTGATCGCCACCGACGACACCGGACAGCCTGTGCTGCACGTGGATTCGCTGCTGGTGCGCGCGGTCACCGTGGAACAGCTGGCCGCCGCCCGCGGCTCGGCCGTCCACCGCGACCTGTACCGGCTGGAGTGGCAGCCCGCGCCGTTCGCGGCGGCGGCACCCCGGCGTTGGACGACGTGGCCGGAGATCGGCGACGCCGCGACCGTGTCGGATGTCGTGTACGCCCCCGCCGCCGGTGATACCGCCGCCGATGTGCACACCGCCACCCACGGCATGCTCGAGGTGCTGCGCACGCTGTTCACCGATCAGCGGTTCGCGGCGGCGCGACTGCTCGTCCACACTCGCGGCGCGGTGGCGCTGCCGGGCGAGGATGTCCCCGATCTGGCGGGCGCGGCGGTCTGGGGCATGGCGCGATCCGCCCAATCGGAGAATCCGGGACGAATCACGTTGCTGGACACCGATGCCGAACTCACCGATGCCGATATCGCCGCGGCACTGGCCGGTGACGAGCCACAGCTGGTCCTGCGCGCGGGCGCGGCGCACCGGGCCCGCCTGGTGCGCGCGGCCGCCACCGCCGCCGAACCGGTCGCGGGCATCAGCGGTCCGGTCCTGGTGACCGGCGCGACGGGTGCGCTGGGCACGCTGATCAGCAGACATCTGGTGCTCGCCCACGGGGTGAAGCAACTGGTCCTGGTGAGCCGCCGGGGCGAGCACGCGCCCGGTGCGCTCGAATTGCGGTCCGAGCTGGCCGAACTCGGCGCCGAAGTCACCTTCGCAGCCTGCGATGTCACCGACGGTGACCGAGTCCGCGCGCTGATCGAGGAACACCCGCCCGCCGGAGTGGTCCACGTCGCGGGCATCAACGACGACGCCACCATCGAATCGCTCACCGGCGAGCAGTTGACCGCAGTCCTGCGCCCGAAGGTCGACGCGGCCCTGCATCTGGACGCCGCCACCGCCCGTCTCGATCTGGACCTGTTCGTGCTGTTCTCCTCAGCCGCAGGCATTCTCGGATCCCCGGGCCAGGCCAACTACGCTGCCGCCAATGCGACCCTGGATGCCCTCGCCACCCGCCGCCGCGCTCGGGGACTGCCCGCGCTGTCGCTGGCGTGGGGGCTGTGGGATACGGGTATGGCCGGGGAGCTGGCCGACGCGGACCGGCAGCGGCTGAATCGGTCCGGTGTGCTGGCGCTGTCGCCGGAACTGGGGCTGAGCCTGTTCGATCTGGCCCGCACCGTCGAGGCGCCGGTGGTGGTGCCCATGCGGCTGAATCTCGCGGCGCTGCGGCAGGCCCCGATCCTGCCCGCCCTGGTCCGCGACCTGGTACCTGCCCCCGTCCGGCGGGCCATTGCGAATTCGGGCGCGGACGCGGCGGGTGCGGCGGACTTCGCGGCCCGCCTGGCCGGGCTGGACGAGGAGCGCAAACTCGAGGTCGCGCTCGAACTCGTCCTCGAGCTGACCTCCCGCGCGGCCGGGCTGGACAGTGTCGCCGACTGCGATCCGGACCGCTCCTTCCAGAGCTACGGATTCGATTCGCTGATGGTCGTGGAGTTGCGCAACGGACTGCGCTCGGCGACCGGCGTGCAGATCCCGGTCCCGGCGATCTTCGACAATCCCAATCCACGCGCACTGGCCGCGTACCTGGTCGGTGAATCCGCGAATCACGCATCCGCACAACAGGTTGCGGAAGCAACCGAAGATACGGCCGTGGACGAAGCGGGCTTGCGCGAGCTGCTGGCCACCACGCCGCTCGAGCAGTTGCGTGCGGCCGGTGTGCTGACCGCGCTGGGTGTCACGGTCGCCGAGCAGCTGCCGGAGGTCGTGCGCGCACCGGCGACGCGCGATGTGATGCGCCTGCTGCGCAGTGGAAGTGGGGCGCCCACGGCGGCGGTCACCCTCGGACTGGCCATCCGGCTCGGCCGCGCGGCCACGACGGAAGCGGATCTCACGGCGCTGCTCGCGCGGCTCGCCGCTCGCCACGCGGCGCTGCGCATCACGATCGAGCCCGGCGCCGAACACGGCCGGGAGCTGGTGGTGCATCGCGAACCCATGGGTGCGCTGCTGCGGTTCGCACCGGTGACCGACTGCGGTGCGGAGACCGTCTCCGACTGGCTGCGGCGGCTCATGGAACCCTCGTTCGAT
Encoded here:
- a CDS encoding type I polyketide synthase gives rise to the protein MTATEERLVKALRSALGDNAKLRSANRALAAQRREPIAVVGMGCRYPGGLTSPEELWAALAERRDMISGFPDDRGWDLERLYDPDPAALGKTYARGGGFLRDAADFDAEFFDISPREALAMDAQQRLLLEVSWEALERAGIDPKTMRGTATGVYAGVMYQDYLLRLNGRIPAAAEGYLATGNAGSVVSGRIAYSLGLEGPAVTVDTACSSSLVAIHLAAAALRSGECALAMAGGVTVMSSPSTLIEFARQRGLSPDGRCKAFADAADGVSWAEGAGMIVLERLSDAQRNGHPVLAVLAGSAVNQDGASNGMAAPNGPSQQRVIRAALADAGLTPADVDVVEAHGTGTTLGDPIEAQALLSTYGRDRDRPLWVGSVKSNLGHTQGAAGVAGVIKMVEALRRETMPATLHVDAPSRHVDWTAGRVELLTEARDWPSGDVPRRAGVSSFGISGTNAHVIVEQAPASAPDDERGVPPRQLPLVLSGRTAAALSAQAGRLLAHLDGHPEADPVDIAHSLVATRSLFDERAVITGADAAQWRAGLRALSDAEPDAGVVRGRARELGRPVFVFSGHGAQWAGMAVELLESSPVFAERLRECADVLAEFVDWSLLDVLRGAVGAPELDRLDVVQPALFAVMVALVRLWESVGVRPGAVIGHSQGEIVAAHVAGALSLREATRLMAGRGRALAPLSDTGGMVSVAAPAATVRELIGSGGELEIGAINGPGSTVVSGPADAVAEFTRLCADRNFRTRQVPIRYASHSAAVEQVRDGLRDTFAGVAATGSDIEFISTVTGTALGTTELDAEHWYRNVREPVRFEDAVRAAYEGGYRTFLEVGPHAVLTAAVTETLDALDAGQNVFVAGTLRRDHGDLAQFLRSAAQLFVAGGPVRWDRYLEGSGARRTDLPTYAFQRSRYWLEATNTAGAASDFGLLPAAHPLVNAIVTQPDSNGVTLTGRLSARTQPWLSDHAVGGTVLLPGAGFVELALRAGDEVGCTAVGELVSQAPLVLEGDEGVQLRVVVDDSAGAERTFTIHSRPEGDTGLPWTSHAHGVLTSESIGSPTQLDNWPPAATPVDVSDFYDRLAEHGYAYGPAFRGLRAAWRGADEIFAEIELPEQVDGDPEYGLHPALLDASLHTVALFEEADDRMVVPLAWSGVTLTATGARSLRIRLIRRGPDSFALIATDDTGQPVLHVDSLLVRAVTVEQLAAARGSAVHRDLYRLEWQPAPFAAAAPRRWTTWPEIGDAATVSDVVYAPAAGDTAADVHTATHGMLEVLRTLFTDQRFAAARLLVHTRGAVALPGEDVPDLAGAAVWGMARSAQSENPGRITLLDTDAELTDADIAAALAGDEPQLVLRAGAAHRARLVRAAATAAEPVAGISGPVLVTGATGALGTLISRHLVLAHGVKQLVLVSRRGEHAPGALELRSELAELGAEVTFAACDVTDGDRVRALIEEHPPAGVVHVAGINDDATIESLTGEQLTAVLRPKVDAALHLDAATARLDLDLFVLFSSAAGILGSPGQANYAAANATLDALATRRRARGLPALSLAWGLWDTGMAGELADADRQRLNRSGVLALSPELGLSLFDLARTVEAPVVVPMRLNLAALRQAPILPALVRDLVPAPVRRAIANSGADAAGAADFAARLAGLDEERKLEVALELVLELTSRAAGLDSVADCDPDRSFQSYGFDSLMVVELRNGLRSATGVQIPVPAIFDNPNPRALAAYLVGESANHASAQQVAEATEDTAVDEAGLRELLATTPLEQLRAAGVLTALGVTVAEQLPEVVRAPATRDVMRLLRSGSGAPTAAVTLGLAIRLGRAATTEADLTALLARLAARHAALRITIEPGAEHGRELVVHREPMGALLRFAPVTDCGAETVSDWLRRLMEPSFDPVAGTLWRFELLEAPSAEQVLVFGAHHSVCDAQSLLLVAGEIAAELAGVLRPGPASNRDFDNLLRAQQADAGTSDPGWHAEFAGSRRLELTLSGPRPEQRSYRAGTAVAVLPEGLLDRIGERAKQLGVTPAAFFLGALTVQLSRRRAVNRFVVAVPVDTRIHAEAFDGVGYFGVPVPFPATVEPGDRIAEVIGRTGGRMHRLLGAGTSLTDTLTVLAAEGLYRAGAPLIEVYFNYLRSNTGFRDVELIPAGVGYSDLDLMITVLADLDRVLLTYNHDIIDDAAGAELGEEYVAILTEAVDDPDRAVRAGEAPTLGTHHAESFTSTMPSGQATRGLIGDTTSSELSSDETKGSTTQLERSANGAINGTTRPVQPPGTSTTPSHRPPTETGTGITPFEAPANGTTSGATLSGRPSGYTASGPLPSTQPSESPSASATPSHRRPDETETGTTSSVDLADGSTSGAGLSERPSGDPGTSTTPAVRPSHETGTSALRRAPTAESGTGAPLLAVSASFALGKLPDLLRVACADGAGTEPIEAPYHQVLASLRDPAGVFRQRGVRAGVVLLRAVDLGRFGPLSDDLLDELSDEYPAAVAALVESTRTPIVVGILPTHPDQAESRLTRWEDALADRLAALPGVAVLRSTDWPHPFGSIHHISPHDVATAATLADGVFDTRTDELAHLPFGAEFQAGAALTLADTLRAVHDELPKVIAVDGDHTLWGGVAGEIGPENVDLTGARADLARKLLRLRESGVLLALVSNNDEATVRAVLERPDALLRTEHFSVVSAGWDRKPERLTAIAAQLNLGVDSFAFLDDNPVEIAAMRAALPEVLSITCPPVEQLPAFLTRLWPITPLTRTREDGARAEFYRQERERDSVRAQTEFAEFLDRLELVLEIDRLDADTEERSVQLIRRTNQFALHKVADDEFGAWKRDGEVWTVSARDRFGDYGQIGLLALRSDADALRVTGWHLSCRALGRGVEERLLEFLADRAEAHGHTSVRLIAQNTARNVPARRLISALGGAGIDDPVLDITVDLPRLRTFRSWEQRAPGTPATTKEGP